Proteins encoded in a region of the Takifugu flavidus isolate HTHZ2018 chromosome 10, ASM371156v2, whole genome shotgun sequence genome:
- the yrdc gene encoding yrdC domain-containing protein, mitochondrial isoform X2 — MNYFIYRRSFHCCRDRHILTTALRLGTAMCKEIKTKVLRLSSTNANGPSLCRQGLTDVDDDNDDKILSWTKKCLKEGHVVALPTDTIYGLACLAQNSEAIRKIYDIKGRNQQKPLAICVGQIQDVYNYCNVLVQKSLLHDLLPGPVTLVFERSDVLNTDLNPFTSLVGVRIPQHDFMRRLCQMCGEPLALTSANISSHTSTVAVHPLLTFCFSAEGISGALAKSCSGGGWWTSRRPKPPRVNSG, encoded by the exons ATGAACTATTTTATTTATCGTCGGAGTTTTCATTGTTGTAGAGACCGACACATTTTAACCACGGCGCTTCGACTCGGAACGGCCATGTGTAAAGAAATCAAGACAAAAGTTCTGCGTCTGTCATCGACTAATGCCAACGGACCGTCTCTCTGCCGGCAGGGCCTTACCG atgttgatgatgacaatgatgacAAAATCCTGAGTTGGACCAAGAAATGTCTGAAGGAGGGCCATGTAGTCGCCTTGCCCACAGACACCATCTACGGCCTGGCCTGCTTGGCCCAAAACTCTGAAGCCATCAGGAAAATATATGACATCAAAGGACGAAATCAACAGAAACCACTGGCCATTTGTGTTGGGCAAATTCAAGATGTCTACAA CTACTGTAACGTGTTGGTGCAGAAGTCGCTGTTACATGACCTGCTGCCTGGTCCCGTCACTCTTGTATTTGAAAGATCAGACGTACTCAACACAGACCTCAACCCTTTTACTTCA CTTGTAGGTGTACGTATCCCACAACACGATTTCATGAGACGTCTGTGCCAGATGTGCGGGGAGCCACTTGCACTTACCAGTGCAAACATCAGCTCGCACACCAGCACAGTGGCTGTACAT CCTCTGctcactttttgtttttccgCTGAAGGAATTTCAGGAGCTCTGGCCAAATCTTGCAGTGGTGGTGGATGGTGGACCAGTCGGAGGCCAAAGCCGCCTCGGGTCAACAGTGGTTGA
- the yrdc gene encoding yrdC domain-containing protein, mitochondrial isoform X1: MNYFIYRRSFHCCRDRHILTTALRLGTAMCKEIKTKVLRLSSTNANGPSLCRQGLTDVDDDNDDKILSWTKKCLKEGHVVALPTDTIYGLACLAQNSEAIRKIYDIKGRNQQKPLAICVGQIQDVYNYCNVLVQKSLLHDLLPGPVTLVFERSDVLNTDLNPFTSLVGVRIPQHDFMRRLCQMCGEPLALTSANISSHTSTVAVHEFQELWPNLAVVVDGGPVGGQSRLGSTVVDLSVRGKYHIIRQGCALTSTIDVLEHKHGLLQNSGR, encoded by the exons ATGAACTATTTTATTTATCGTCGGAGTTTTCATTGTTGTAGAGACCGACACATTTTAACCACGGCGCTTCGACTCGGAACGGCCATGTGTAAAGAAATCAAGACAAAAGTTCTGCGTCTGTCATCGACTAATGCCAACGGACCGTCTCTCTGCCGGCAGGGCCTTACCG atgttgatgatgacaatgatgacAAAATCCTGAGTTGGACCAAGAAATGTCTGAAGGAGGGCCATGTAGTCGCCTTGCCCACAGACACCATCTACGGCCTGGCCTGCTTGGCCCAAAACTCTGAAGCCATCAGGAAAATATATGACATCAAAGGACGAAATCAACAGAAACCACTGGCCATTTGTGTTGGGCAAATTCAAGATGTCTACAA CTACTGTAACGTGTTGGTGCAGAAGTCGCTGTTACATGACCTGCTGCCTGGTCCCGTCACTCTTGTATTTGAAAGATCAGACGTACTCAACACAGACCTCAACCCTTTTACTTCA CTTGTAGGTGTACGTATCCCACAACACGATTTCATGAGACGTCTGTGCCAGATGTGCGGGGAGCCACTTGCACTTACCAGTGCAAACATCAGCTCGCACACCAGCACAGTGGCTGTACAT GAATTTCAGGAGCTCTGGCCAAATCTTGCAGTGGTGGTGGATGGTGGACCAGTCGGAGGCCAAAGCCGCCTCGGGTCAACAGTGGTTGACCTATCAGTGCGTGGCAAATACCACATCATTAGACAGGGCTG TGCCCTTACTTCTACTATTGATGTGTTGGAGCACAAACATGGACTGTTGCAGAACTCTGGGAGATAG